Proteins from one Ipomoea triloba cultivar NCNSP0323 chromosome 1, ASM357664v1 genomic window:
- the LOC116019167 gene encoding persulfide dioxygenase ETHE1 homolog, mitochondrial → MLLLRFPFLRSPSHLSFRLPLRSSISASTKFPSQMASYTTSSPAPKLLFRQLFEKDSSTFTYLLADALHPEKPALLIDPVDKTVDRDLSLVKELGLKLIYALNTHVHADHVTGTGLIKSKVPGVKSIISKASNASADVFIEPGEKIYFGDLFLEVRATPGHTSGCVTYVTGDGSNQPYRRMAFTGDALLIRGCGRTDFQGGSSYQLYESVHSQIFSLPKDTLVYPAHDYKGFTVSTVGEEIQYNPRLTKDKETFKEIMENLKLSYPKMMDVAVPANMVCGFQETKV, encoded by the exons ATGCTTCTTCTTCGATTTCCATTCTTACGTTCTCCTTCTCATCTCTCCTTTCGCCTTCCACTCCGCTCCTCAATTTCAGCGTCCACTAAGTTCCCTTCGCAAATGGCTTCTTATACGACGTCGTCTCCTGCTCCCAAGCTCCTCTTCCGTCAGCTCTTCGAGAAGGACTCCTCTACCTTCACTTACCTTCTTGCCGATGCTCTCCACCCTGAAAAACCTGCACTG TTGATTGATCCAGTAGACAAAACAGTTGATCGGGATCTTTCACTTGTTAAAGAATTGGGCTTGAAGCTCATATATGCTTTAAACACACATGTGCATGCTGACCATGTAACTGGCACTGGTTTGATTAAG AGTAAGGTACCTGGTGTGAAATCTATCATCTCCAAAGCGAGCAATGCAAGTGCTGATGTTTTCATTGAACCTggtgaaaaaatatattttggtgATCTTTTCTTGGAG GTTCGTGCCACTCCAGGGCATACATCAGGCTGTGTAACCTATGTTACGGGAGATGGATCCAATCAGCCCTACCGACGAATGGCCTTCACTGGTGATGCCCTATTGATACGTGGGTGTGGAAGGACAGACTTCCAG GGTGGAAGTTCATATCAGCTGTATGAGTCTGTTCACTCACAG ATATTCTCGTTGCCAAAAGACACGTTGGTGTATCCTGCTCATGACTACAAGGGATTCACT GTTAGTACAGTAGGAGAGGAAATACAATATAACCCGCGCCTGACAAAAGACAAG GAGACATTCAAAGAAATCATGGAAA ATTTGAAGTTGTCGTATCCAAAGATGATGGATGTTGCTGTCCCTGCTAACATGGTCTGCGGGTTTCAAGAGACGAAAGTATAA